Proteins from a single region of Antechinus flavipes isolate AdamAnt ecotype Samford, QLD, Australia chromosome 2, AdamAnt_v2, whole genome shotgun sequence:
- the LOC127547362 gene encoding LOW QUALITY PROTEIN: C-type lectin domain family 4 member F-like (The sequence of the model RefSeq protein was modified relative to this genomic sequence to represent the inferred CDS: deleted 2 bases in 1 codon), with translation MGDQPVKEESELTSSGAHFNAAHQHVKLTPPGLLSKEPSALRTLKVVSVMFICLILALVAAVVYVQIVKPGSKNISAQNSEPQMLTNYLENASGSPGAGGGPGNASAEIRLLKEGLREARAQARLAGDRASAQIQTLREELAKLSSLESQARRLGGRLGNASAEIQAMKGSLQSVDSLAAQAGALRRDLDQAGGEIKALQGELRNASALHSLARELQRRLELADADIQRLAANVGGNGTLGSQVQGLQGRLQRTDAELQTLKKALPEAAALQARARLLGSSLESTRAEVRGLSGQLEKTEAELALLKAGLGGAARQAEAAAGGLRNNSAQIQMLQGELGSARAVGAEVRLLKSQLARAEAELQTLKEGLKESSAAASQARTLAEGLARAAREIQGLKAALGTVSQIPALRTGLDGARGEIRTLRERLAALPAPDAEIQKLKSQLEAVTRQQQAVQASLLQLVIQGWRFHQGKAYYFSSARKTWSEAEEFCVAQDSHLASVTSEEEQAFLGKATNGVYHWIGLTDKGTEGNWRWVDGTPFNSVKSKRFWNKNQPDNWNYGNGVQEDCVHSTEKWNDIICEKPFPWICKKNLPNLLPH, from the exons ATGGGGGATCAGCCCGTGAAGGAGGAGAGCGAGCTCACCAGCTCAGGGGCTCACTTCAATGCAGCTCACCAGCACGTCAAGCTGACGCCTCCAG GTCTGCTCTCCAAGGAGCCCTCAGCGCTCAGGACACTAAAGGTCGTCTCAGTGATGTTCATCTGTCTGATCCTGGCTCTGGTGGCTGCTGTGGTGT ATGTCCAAATAGTCAAGCCCGGTTCTAAGAATATCAGCGCCCAGAATTCCGAACCCCAGATGCTGACAAACTACCTGGAGAACGCCTCGGGTTCCCCGGGCGCCGGAGGCGGTCCGGGCAACGCCAGTGCTGAGATCCGGCTGCTGAAGGAGGGCCTGAGGGAGGCCCGCGCGCAGGCCCGGCTGGCCGGGGACCGCGCCAGCGCCCAGATCCAGACGCTCAGAGAAGAGCTGGCGAAGCTGAGCTCCTTGGAGTCCCAGGCCCGGAGGCTGGGCGGCCGCCTGGGAAACGCCAGCGCCGAGATCCAGGCCATGAAAGGGAGCCTGCAGAGCGTGGATTCCTTAGCGGCGCAGGCCGGGGCGCTGAGGCGGGACCTGGACCAGGCCGGCGGAGAGATAAAGGCGCTCCAGGGAGAGCTGCGCAACGCCAGCGCTCTCCACTCCCTGGCCCGGGAGCTCCAGAGGCGCCTGGAACTCGCCGACGCCGACATCCAGAGGCTGGCGGCTAACGTGGGGGGCAACGGCACCCTGGGCTCCCAGGTCCAAGGGCTCCAGGGCCGGCTGCAGAGGACCGACGCCGAGCTGCAAACCCTGAAAAAAGCTTTGCCGGAGGCTGCGGCTCTGCAGGCCCGGGCCCGGCTGCTGGGGAGCAGCTTGGAGAGCACCAGGGCCGAGGTCCGGGGGCTGAGCGGGCAGCTGGAAAAGACCGAGGCAGAGCTCGCGCTGCTCAAAGCGGGGCTGGGAGGGGCCGCCCGCCAAGCGGAGGCGGCCGCCGGGGGCCTGCGGAACAACAGCGCTCAGATCCAGATGCTCCAAGGCGAGCTGGGCTCTGCCCGCGCCGTGGGGGCCGAGGTCCGGCTGCTGAAGAGTCAGCTGGCCAGGGCCGAGGCCGAGCTGCAGACGCTGAAGGAGGGCCTGAAGGAGAGCAGCGCCGCGGCCTCCCAGGCCCGGACGTTGGCCGAAGGGCTGGCCCGGGCC GCGCGCGAGATCCAGGGCCTGAAGGCGGCCTTAGGGACGGTGAGCCAGATCCCGGCGCTGAGGACTGGCCTGGACGGGGCCAGGGGGGAGATACGGACGTTGAGGGAGAGGCTGGCCGCTCTCCCGGCTCCGGACGCGGAAATCCAGAAGTTAAAGAGCCAGCTGGAGGCGGTGACCCGGCAGCAGCAAGCGGTGCAAG CCAGCCTTCTGCAGCTCGTCATCCAAGGCTGGCGCTTCCACCAGGGGAAAGCCTATTACTTCTCAAGCGCCAGAAAGACCTGGAGCGAAGCCGAGGAGTTCTGCGTGGCCCAAGACTCCCACCTGGCCTCGGTGACCTCCGAAGAAGAGCAG GCGTTTCTGGGAAAGGCAACGAATGGAGTTTATCACTGGATAGGCCTGACAGACAAAGGGACTGAAGGCAACTGGCGCTGGGTGGATGGGACTCCTTTTAACAGCGTCAAGAGCAAAAG
- the LOC127552330 gene encoding lithostathine-2-like isoform X2, producing MLPSSLSKWLFYCLLLPDLVLGQITKWITPPQISCPEGSKIYGSHCYAVFQEPQTWTAAELKCQMLTSGHLLSLMNESEASFAAALATQSLGHNRSYLWIGLHDPSQNRRWHWSDNAMLTLNTWEKGAPAKTTLRFCVSLSPRSEYLLWKDQHCNEELPFICKFSV from the exons ATGTTGCCCTCCAGCCTCTCCAAGTGGCTCTTCTACTGCCTGCTGCTCCCAGATCTGGTCCTGG GCCAGATTACCAAATGGATCACTCCTCCCCAGATCTCCTGCCCAGAAGGATCCAAGATCTATGGCTCCCACTGCTACGCAGTATTCCAGGAACCCCAAACCTGGACCGCTGCAGAG cTGAAGTGTCAAATGCTGACCTCCGGCCATCTCCTGTCCTTGATGAATGAGTCCGAAGCCTCCTTTGCGGCCGCTCTGGCCACCCAGAGTCTCGGACACAACCGGAGTTACCTCTGGATCGGCCTTCACGACCCCTCCCAG AACCGCCGCTGGCACTGGAGCGACAATGCCATGCTTACCTTAAATACCTGGGAGAAAGGAGCCCCCGCGAAAACCACCCTCAGGTTCTGCGTGAGTCTGTCCCCACGCTCAG aGTACCTACTGTGGAAGGATCAACACTGCAACGAGGAGCTTCCCTTTATCTGCAAGTTCTCAGTCTAG
- the LOC127552331 gene encoding lithostathine-like, protein MLPLTFSELLFACLILPGLAQGLEDPSDAPSARSSCPEGFLWFDSNCYGLVRYEETWSFAELLCQNYPSGHLVSLHSEAEKRFVATVITENGGSQKPIWIGLYDPQENRRWRWSSGGLFVFQSWDKGAPSQTNPNYCVILTQDSGFQAWKDELCKVKLPYVCKFKA, encoded by the exons ATGCTGCCCCTCACTTTCTCCGAGCTGCTCTTCGCCTGCCTGATCCTCCCAGGTCTGGCACAAG GCCTGGAGGACCCCTCGGATGCTCCCTCAGCCAGGAGCTCCTGCCCCGAAGGCTTCCTTTGGTTTGATTCCAACTGCTATGGTTTAGTACGCTACGAAGAGACTTGGAGCTTCGCGGAA CTGCTGTGCCAGAACTACCCCTCAGGCCACCTTGTGTCCCTGCACAGCGAGGCTGAGAAACGCTTCGTGGCCACCGTGATTACTGAGAATGGGGGCAGCCAGAAGCCCATTTGGATCGGTCTCTATGACCCCCAGGAG AACCGCAGGTGGCGCTGGTCCAGCGGTGGCCTTTTTGTCTTTCAATCCTGGGATAAGGGAGCCCCCAGTCAAACCAACCCAAACTATTGCGTAATCCTGACCCAGGATTcag GATTCCAAGCATGGAAGGATGAGCTGTGTAAAGTAAAGCTCCCCTACGTCTGCAAGTTCAAGGCCTAG
- the LOC127552330 gene encoding lithostathine-1-beta-like isoform X1, whose amino-acid sequence MLPSSLSKWLFYCLLLPDLVLGQITKWITPPQISCPEGSKIYGSHCYAVFQEPQTWTAAELKCQMLTSGHLLSLMNESEASFAAALATQSLGHNRSYLWIGLHDPSQNRRWHWSDNAMLTLNTWEKGAPAKTTLRFCVSLSPRSGERGKPFSSVLSPSLPESSGTSGSRGCPLPLALFFFYSPLSSILSFPGHKSLSHLWGWAAPA is encoded by the exons ATGTTGCCCTCCAGCCTCTCCAAGTGGCTCTTCTACTGCCTGCTGCTCCCAGATCTGGTCCTGG GCCAGATTACCAAATGGATCACTCCTCCCCAGATCTCCTGCCCAGAAGGATCCAAGATCTATGGCTCCCACTGCTACGCAGTATTCCAGGAACCCCAAACCTGGACCGCTGCAGAG cTGAAGTGTCAAATGCTGACCTCCGGCCATCTCCTGTCCTTGATGAATGAGTCCGAAGCCTCCTTTGCGGCCGCTCTGGCCACCCAGAGTCTCGGACACAACCGGAGTTACCTCTGGATCGGCCTTCACGACCCCTCCCAG AACCGCCGCTGGCACTGGAGCGACAATGCCATGCTTACCTTAAATACCTGGGAGAAAGGAGCCCCCGCGAAAACCACCCTCAGGTTCTGCGTGAGTCTGTCCCCACGCTCAGGTGAGAGAGGAAAACCCTTCTCTTCAGTCCTATCTCCATCCCTGCCCGAGTCAAGCGGGACCTCGGGGAGCCGGGGCTGCCCTCTTCCTcttgctcttttcttcttttattcccctctctcctcaattctttcttttccaggCCATAAATCCCTATCTCACCTATGGGGTTGGGCAGCTCCTGCCTGA
- the LOC127546318 gene encoding lithostathine-1-beta-like, with the protein MQMSLGVCGDKQLGPKGQLLSPMPQGHTSLAKSPRTSRAALAPLSPTMSPTFPGILVTCLLLSGLAQGQEEAPAPPHARSSCPQGSAFHGSYCYGILFTNDTWDAAELLCQDYFSGHLLSLLNKAEASFVATMVTESRPGQKPFWIGLRDYSENGRWKWSSNTLLIYQAWDTDAPKNDQPNFCAVLTPESGFQKWRNESCDKKYNFLCKFKA; encoded by the exons ATGCAGATGTCTTTGGGGGTGTGTGGAGATAAACAGCTTGGCCCCAAGGGCCAGCTCCTGTCTCCTATGCCACAGGGCCACACGTCTCT AGCCAAGAGCCCCCGTACCTCACGAGCTGCGCTTGCACCCCTGTCTCCCACGATGTCACCCACCTTCCCAGGAATCCTGGTCACCTGCCTGCTGCTCTCAGGCCTGGCACAAG gCCAGGAGGAGGCCCCTGCTCCCCCCCATGCCAggagctcctgccctcaaggctCTGCCTTCCATGGCTCCTACTGCTATGGCATACTGTTCACTAACGATACCTGGGACGCTGCCGAG CTGCTGTGCCAGGACTATTTCTCGGGCCACCTGCTGTCCCTGCTCAATAAGGCCGAGGCCTCCTTCGTGGCCACCATGGTCACCGAGAGCAGGCCTGGTCAGAAGCCTTTTTGGATTGGCCTTCGGGACTACAGTGAG AATGGTCGGTGGAAATGGAGCAGCAACACCCTCTTAATCTACCAAGCCTGGGACACTGACGCTCCCAAGAATGACCAACCCAACTTCTGTGCCGTCCTGACTCCTGAATctg GATTCcagaaatggagaaatgaatCCTGCgacaaaaaatacaattttctctGCAAATTCAAAGCCTAG